The following are encoded in a window of Dryobates pubescens isolate bDryPub1 chromosome 34, bDryPub1.pri, whole genome shotgun sequence genomic DNA:
- the LOC104301074 gene encoding TLC domain-containing protein 5: MVSVPLEVTCSLLAWLVLYISFCHWNKHRSHEWSCRLVTLLHGVIVTCLSGYVTLLDGPWPLTHAGSPNTSLQIHVLCLTLGYFLFDLGWCLYFQTEGYLMLFHHMLSICGMILVLALGKSATEVTAVVFVSEITNPLLQTRWFLRETGCYHTLLGEVVDFFFVLLFLVLRIGGGASLMYAMVTSPDPSWLLKAGGLAMYIVSLAFMVEICRFVRRKMVKKYHSWTGLRSVGAPVRSNGHLMAQ, encoded by the exons ATGGTTTCTGTCCCTCTCGAGGtgacctgcagcctccttgcctGGCTGGTTCTGTACATCTCCTTCTGCCACTGGAACAAGCACCGTTCCCACGAGTGGAGCTGTCGCTTGGTCACCCTGCTGCACGGGGTGATTGTCACCTGCCTCTCTGGTTATGTTACTCTACTGGATGGCCCCTGGCCTCTGACCCATGCAG GTTCACCCAACACATCTCTTCAGATCCATGTGCTGTGCCTGACCTTGGGTTACTTCCTCTTTGACCTGGGCTGGTGCCTCTATTTCCAGACAGAGGGGTACCTAATGCTGTTCCACCACATGCTGAGCATCTGCGGCATGATCCTGGTGCTGGCCCTTGGGAAGTCTGCTACGGAAGTCACGGCTGTTGTATTTGTTAGTGAGATCACCAACCCACTGCTCCAGACTCGCTGGTTTCTGCGTGAGACAGGCTGCTACCACACTCTCctgggagaggtggtggatttcTTCTTTGTGCTCCTCTTCCTGGTGCTGCGGATCGGAGGAGGAGCTTCGCTCATGTATGCGATGGTGACATCCCCTGATCCCAGCTGGCTCCTCAAGGCTGGAGGCCTGGCCATGTACATTGTGTCTTTGGCGTTCATGGTTGAAATCTGCCGCTTTGTCAGGAGGAAAATGGTGAAAAAATATCATTCCTGGACGGGCCTGAGGAGTGTGGGTGCACCTGTGAGAAGTAACGGGCACTTGATGGCTCAATGA
- the LOC104301075 gene encoding TLC domain-containing protein 5: MLFPLPLRVGCSLLAWLSLYAWFCHRFKHRSCEWSCRLVTLTHGILATCLSAYIGFIDGPWPLSHPGSPNTTLQVLGLCLSLGYFLFDLCWCVYFQTEGALMLAHHLVSILGITASLALGESAAEVNAVIFGSEITNPLLQARWFLKEMGCYHSFTGDLVDFFFVVLFTGVRIGVGAWLMYCELASPKPRWYIKLGGVIMYAVSWVFMVSICRFARRKSMKKYHAWRSQRSEELHLKTNGHLKKH; this comes from the exons ATGCTGTTCCCCCTGCCTCTGCGGgtaggctgcagcctgctggcctggctctcTCTCTATGCCTGGTTCTGCCATCGCTTCAAGCACCGCAGTTGTGaatggagctgcaggctggtcaCGCTGACCCATGGCATCCTTGCCACCTGTCTCTCTGCTTACATTGGCTTCATTGATGGTCCCTGGCCTTTGAGTCACCCAG GATCACCAAACACAACTTTGCAGGTACTCGGGCTGTGCCTTAGCTTGGGCTACTTTCTCTTTGACCTTTGTTGGTGTGTGTACTTCCAGACAGAGGGTGCCCTCATGCTGGCCCACCATCTGGTGAGCATCTTGGGCATCACAGCATCGCTGGCACTCGGGGAGTCAGCTGCAGAGGTCAATGCTGTCATCTTTGGCAGCGAGATCACTAACCCGCTGCTGCAGGCCCGCTGGTTCCTGAAGGAGATGGGATGTTACCACAGCTTCACAGGAGACCTGGTGGATTTCTTCTTTGTGGTCCTCTTCACTGGGGTGAGGATTGGCGTGGGGGCCTGGCTGATGTACTGTGAGCTTGCTTCTCCCAAACCCAGGTGGTACATTAAGCTGGGTGGTGTCATCATGTACGCCGTCTCCTGGGTTTTCATGGTCAGCATCTGTCGCTTCGCTAGGAGGAAGAGCATGAAGAAGTACCATGCTTGGAGGAGTCAGAGGAGTGAGGAGTTACACTTGAAAACTAATGGCCATCTGAAAAAACACTGA